A single window of Balaenoptera ricei isolate mBalRic1 chromosome 15, mBalRic1.hap2, whole genome shotgun sequence DNA harbors:
- the ZNF853 gene encoding zinc finger protein 853 isoform X1: MLYQLAPWDLGLTARMEVGPATKTFVLELRCLEDGGSGPDTLSGGSGGSESQEEEEAQERNSSPPRPAVSAPTGAGATAEGAPPEQQELQPQQLEQQPELQQQPQQEQLQQLQPRDQVSGHQPNLQQQQQQQDGQEQPPRPQPEKPQSVQQEPLKPQLQLMQQQKQLQEQHRQEHQLSQQQQEQFQQQQDGQQQLPRQQPELQENPQSVQYEQRKPQPQRLQQQEQSQERQVQEQQLSQQQREQLQSQQLPPQQQQLQQQLQQEQSQLQQQEQLQQQQTQLQPQQEQLQLQQQQQLQLQQQQLQQQQQLQQQQLQLQQQEQLQQLQQQQLQQQRLLQQQQEQLQQQLLQQQQEQLQLLQQQQEQLQQQLLQQQQLQQQQLLQQQQEQLQQQQLQPRPLEPEEEEEEEVELELLPVDLGSEQELARQQELERQQEQRQLQLKLQEQLQQLEKQLEQQEVQLELSPVELGAPPPELQLELTPVPPELQLELVPAAGGGAAAVPGTPAAVVVAPPGYVVLQELMVLPAVSAPSVVAIPGPAGSAALTPARQRRRRRARDRPTICGECGKGFSRSTDLVRHQATHTGERPHRCGECGKSFSQHSNLVTHQRIHTGEKPYACPYCAKRFSESSALVQHQRTHTGERPYACGDCGKRFSVSSNLLRHRRTHSGERPYVCEDCGERFRHKVQIRRHERQLHGAGRSRGLGLLRGARAAAGGAPRAEQAADKAP; encoded by the coding sequence GTGGCAGCGGTGGGAGTGAGagtcaggaggaggaagaggctcAGGAGAGGAACAGCAGCCCACCGCGGCCAGCAGTCTCAGCCCCGACGGGGGCTGGTGCAACCGCTGAGGGAGCCCCGCCAGAACAGCAGGAGTTGCAACCCCAACAGTTAGAACAGCAGCcagagctgcagcagcagccacAGCAGGAGCAGCTGCAACAGCTGCAGCCACGAGATCAAGTGTCAGGACATCAGCCAAACttgcagcagcaacagcagcagcaagacGGGCAAGAGCAGCCGCCTCGACCACAGCCGGAAAAACCCCAATCTGTGCAACAGGAGCCACTGAAACCACAGCTGCAGCTGATGCAACAGCAGAAACAGTTACAAGAGCAGCACAGGCAAGAGCACCAGCTGTCACAGCAACAGCAGGAACAGTTCCAGCAGCAGCAAGATGGGCAACAGCAGCTGCCTCGACAGCAGCCAGAACTACAGGAAAATCCCCAATCTGTGCAATATGAGCAGCGGAAACCACAGCCGCAGCGGCTGCAACAGCAGGAACAATCACAGGAGCGGCAAGTGCAAGAACAGCAGCTGTCACAGCAACAGCGGGAACAGTTACAATCTCAGCAGCTGCCACCACAACAGCAGCAGTTGCAACAGCAGTTACAGCAGGAACAGTCACAGCTGCAGCAGCAGGAACAGTTACAGCAACAGCAGACACAGTTACAACCACAGCAGGAACAGTtacagctgcagcagcagcaacagttaCAGCTGCAGCAGCAACAgttacagcagcagcagcagctgcagcagcaacaGTTACAGCTGCAGCAGCAGGAACAGttgcagcagctgcagcagcaacaATTGCAGCAGCAGCGGCTGTTGCAGCAGCAGCAAGAACAGTTACAGCAGCAGCTGTTGCAGCAGCAGCAAGAGCAGTTGCAGCTATTGCAGCAGCAGCAAGAACAGTTACAGCAGCAGCTGTTGCAGCAGCAGCAgttacagcagcagcagctgctgcagcagcagcaagaacagttgcagcagcagcagctgcagccccGGCCACTGGagccggaggaggaggaggaggaagaggtggagCTGGAGCTCCTGCCGGTGGACCTGGGGTCGGAGCAGGAGCTGGCGCGGCAGCAGGAGCTGGAGCGGCAGCAGGAACAGCGGCAGCTGCAGCTCAAACTGCAGGAGCAACTGCAGCAGCTGGAGAAGCAGCTGGAGCAGCAGGAGGTGCAGCTGGAGCTGAGCCCGGTGGAGCTGGGGGCCCCGCCGCCGGAGCTGCAGCTGGAGCTGACCCCCGTGCCGCCGGAGCTGCAGCTGGAGCTGGTGCCCGCCGCGGGGGGCGGCGCTGCCGCCGTCCCGGGGACGCCCGCCGCGGTCGTGGTGGCGCCCCCGGGCTACGTGGTGCTGCAGGAGCTCATGGTGCTGCCGGCCGTGTCGGCGCCCTCGGTGGTGGCCATCCCGGGCCCGGCGGGCAGCGCGGCCCTGACGCCGgcccggcagcggcggcggcggcgcgcccGGGACCGGCCGACCATCTGCGGGGAGTGCGGCAAGGGCTTCAGCCGCAGCACGGACCTGGTGCGGCACCAGGCCACGCACACGGGCGAGCGGCCGCACCGCTGCGGCGAGTGCGGCAAGAGCTTCTCGCAGCACTCGAATCTGGTAACGCACCAGCGCATCCACACGGGCGAGAAGCCCTACGCGTGCCCGTACTGCGCCAAGCGCTTCAGCGAGAGCTCGGCGCTCGTGCAGCACCAGCGCACGCACACGGGCGAGCGGCCCTACGCCTGCGGCGACTGCGGCAAGCGCTTCAGCGTCTCGTCCAACCTGCTGCGCCACCGCCGCACGCACTCGGGCGAGCGGCCTTACGTGTGCGAGGACTGCGGCGAGCGCTTCCGCCACAAGGTGCAGATCCGCCGCCACGAGCGCCAGCTGCACGGCGCCGGGCGCTCCCGGGGCCTGGGCCTGCTCCGCGGCGCGCGCGCGGCCGCCGGCGGGGCCCCGCGCGCCGAGCAGGCTGCGGACAAGGCGCCGTGA
- the ZNF853 gene encoding zinc finger protein 853 isoform X2 produces the protein MEVGPATKTFVLELRCLEDGGSGPDTLSGGSGGSESQEEEEAQERNSSPPRPAVSAPTGAGATAEGAPPEQQELQPQQLEQQPELQQQPQQEQLQQLQPRDQVSGHQPNLQQQQQQQDGQEQPPRPQPEKPQSVQQEPLKPQLQLMQQQKQLQEQHRQEHQLSQQQQEQFQQQQDGQQQLPRQQPELQENPQSVQYEQRKPQPQRLQQQEQSQERQVQEQQLSQQQREQLQSQQLPPQQQQLQQQLQQEQSQLQQQEQLQQQQTQLQPQQEQLQLQQQQQLQLQQQQLQQQQQLQQQQLQLQQQEQLQQLQQQQLQQQRLLQQQQEQLQQQLLQQQQEQLQLLQQQQEQLQQQLLQQQQLQQQQLLQQQQEQLQQQQLQPRPLEPEEEEEEEVELELLPVDLGSEQELARQQELERQQEQRQLQLKLQEQLQQLEKQLEQQEVQLELSPVELGAPPPELQLELTPVPPELQLELVPAAGGGAAAVPGTPAAVVVAPPGYVVLQELMVLPAVSAPSVVAIPGPAGSAALTPARQRRRRRARDRPTICGECGKGFSRSTDLVRHQATHTGERPHRCGECGKSFSQHSNLVTHQRIHTGEKPYACPYCAKRFSESSALVQHQRTHTGERPYACGDCGKRFSVSSNLLRHRRTHSGERPYVCEDCGERFRHKVQIRRHERQLHGAGRSRGLGLLRGARAAAGGAPRAEQAADKAP, from the coding sequence GTGGCAGCGGTGGGAGTGAGagtcaggaggaggaagaggctcAGGAGAGGAACAGCAGCCCACCGCGGCCAGCAGTCTCAGCCCCGACGGGGGCTGGTGCAACCGCTGAGGGAGCCCCGCCAGAACAGCAGGAGTTGCAACCCCAACAGTTAGAACAGCAGCcagagctgcagcagcagccacAGCAGGAGCAGCTGCAACAGCTGCAGCCACGAGATCAAGTGTCAGGACATCAGCCAAACttgcagcagcaacagcagcagcaagacGGGCAAGAGCAGCCGCCTCGACCACAGCCGGAAAAACCCCAATCTGTGCAACAGGAGCCACTGAAACCACAGCTGCAGCTGATGCAACAGCAGAAACAGTTACAAGAGCAGCACAGGCAAGAGCACCAGCTGTCACAGCAACAGCAGGAACAGTTCCAGCAGCAGCAAGATGGGCAACAGCAGCTGCCTCGACAGCAGCCAGAACTACAGGAAAATCCCCAATCTGTGCAATATGAGCAGCGGAAACCACAGCCGCAGCGGCTGCAACAGCAGGAACAATCACAGGAGCGGCAAGTGCAAGAACAGCAGCTGTCACAGCAACAGCGGGAACAGTTACAATCTCAGCAGCTGCCACCACAACAGCAGCAGTTGCAACAGCAGTTACAGCAGGAACAGTCACAGCTGCAGCAGCAGGAACAGTTACAGCAACAGCAGACACAGTTACAACCACAGCAGGAACAGTtacagctgcagcagcagcaacagttaCAGCTGCAGCAGCAACAgttacagcagcagcagcagctgcagcagcaacaGTTACAGCTGCAGCAGCAGGAACAGttgcagcagctgcagcagcaacaATTGCAGCAGCAGCGGCTGTTGCAGCAGCAGCAAGAACAGTTACAGCAGCAGCTGTTGCAGCAGCAGCAAGAGCAGTTGCAGCTATTGCAGCAGCAGCAAGAACAGTTACAGCAGCAGCTGTTGCAGCAGCAGCAgttacagcagcagcagctgctgcagcagcagcaagaacagttgcagcagcagcagctgcagccccGGCCACTGGagccggaggaggaggaggaggaagaggtggagCTGGAGCTCCTGCCGGTGGACCTGGGGTCGGAGCAGGAGCTGGCGCGGCAGCAGGAGCTGGAGCGGCAGCAGGAACAGCGGCAGCTGCAGCTCAAACTGCAGGAGCAACTGCAGCAGCTGGAGAAGCAGCTGGAGCAGCAGGAGGTGCAGCTGGAGCTGAGCCCGGTGGAGCTGGGGGCCCCGCCGCCGGAGCTGCAGCTGGAGCTGACCCCCGTGCCGCCGGAGCTGCAGCTGGAGCTGGTGCCCGCCGCGGGGGGCGGCGCTGCCGCCGTCCCGGGGACGCCCGCCGCGGTCGTGGTGGCGCCCCCGGGCTACGTGGTGCTGCAGGAGCTCATGGTGCTGCCGGCCGTGTCGGCGCCCTCGGTGGTGGCCATCCCGGGCCCGGCGGGCAGCGCGGCCCTGACGCCGgcccggcagcggcggcggcggcgcgcccGGGACCGGCCGACCATCTGCGGGGAGTGCGGCAAGGGCTTCAGCCGCAGCACGGACCTGGTGCGGCACCAGGCCACGCACACGGGCGAGCGGCCGCACCGCTGCGGCGAGTGCGGCAAGAGCTTCTCGCAGCACTCGAATCTGGTAACGCACCAGCGCATCCACACGGGCGAGAAGCCCTACGCGTGCCCGTACTGCGCCAAGCGCTTCAGCGAGAGCTCGGCGCTCGTGCAGCACCAGCGCACGCACACGGGCGAGCGGCCCTACGCCTGCGGCGACTGCGGCAAGCGCTTCAGCGTCTCGTCCAACCTGCTGCGCCACCGCCGCACGCACTCGGGCGAGCGGCCTTACGTGTGCGAGGACTGCGGCGAGCGCTTCCGCCACAAGGTGCAGATCCGCCGCCACGAGCGCCAGCTGCACGGCGCCGGGCGCTCCCGGGGCCTGGGCCTGCTCCGCGGCGCGCGCGCGGCCGCCGGCGGGGCCCCGCGCGCCGAGCAGGCTGCGGACAAGGCGCCGTGA